Proteins encoded within one genomic window of Romeriopsis navalis LEGE 11480:
- a CDS encoding CDGSH iron-sulfur domain-containing protein: protein MTQTNPGSTTVSLEAGTHWICSCGQSQNFPYCDGGHKGTLFQPLALELDSPKLVEISQ from the coding sequence ATGACGCAAACAAACCCTGGCTCGACAACCGTCTCCCTCGAAGCTGGCACTCATTGGATCTGCTCCTGCGGGCAATCCCAGAATTTTCCCTATTGCGATGGTGGCCACAAAGGCACCCTGTTTCAACCCCTTGCACTCGAACTCGACAGCCCTAAGCTGGTCGAAATCAGCCAGTAG